TTCCACCAGCAACGCCTGTACCGACTCCCCCACCTTCGACAACAGAGCCGACAACTCCGCCAAGTAGTGGATCTTATAACTATTTGGTAAGCACTTATGACCAACTAAAATCAGCATTAAGCAAAGCGACTTCTGGCCAAGTAGTTTATGTTGCAGACAATGCAGAAATCAATATGACTGACAAAGGTACATTAACAGTACCGGCTGGAGTAACTTTAAAAAGTGGGCGCGGTAAAACCAGCTCAACTTTAGGCGGCCTAATTTATACTACCAACATTGCCCATGGCATTATGCTCAAGGCAGGTGGAACTGGTGTTAAATTCATTGGCTTACGTGTTCGAGGAGCCTCTACTGGAACTAGCGGAAGTTCTACTTATTGCCGTGGAATTTATTCAAATTACTCAAATTTAGAGGTTGATAATTGTGAGATCTATGGATGGAATCATGCCGGTATTTATTTAGCTGATGGCGCATATAACTCCTATATCCACCACAGTTACTTTCACCATAATCAACAAAATGGTTTAGGATACGGAGTTAGCATGAGCAAAGCTACTGCTAAAATCATGTATAACTATTTTGATTATAACCGCCATGCTGTTGCGGGTTCAGGTATTGCAGGTTCCGGTTATGAAGCAGCCTACAATGTAGTACTTTCTCATGCAACCGCACACTCATTTGACATGCATGGCTACGGAGGAGATGGCTCTCAATATGTAGCTGGAGATTATGTAAAGATTCATGACAACATTTTTTTCATGACAGCTTACAGAGCTATTACCGTTCGTGGTACTCCTACGCAAGGTGTTTACATTTCAAACAATAAGTTTGCTCACAAATCTGAGGCATCGGCGCTGAATATATTCAGCTCTTCATCCAAAGTGTTTATCGGTACCGGAAATACTTACAATACTTCAATAGCAACTGTAAATCCAGGCCCATCAAGTATGTAAATACACAGCTATTAGGAATAGTAAAAAACCGGTTTGAGACCGGTTTTTTACTATTTAACCACCATCTGAATCATATCATCATTACGTCTTCAAAAGGCTTTTCCTATTTATAATAATTTTATTAAAATTTATAAACAGTACTTAATTTTCCTTTTTCACAAACACTCAGTATGCCATCAAGCATCCTTTCAGCAAGAATATTTTTATCAAACTGCTGAATAGCAATTCTTTTTGCATTCTCACCATACAATTTTATAATCTCATGATTTAAAGACAACTCGTTAAGCAAAGTGGCTAACCCGTAATGATCTGATGCAGAAATAGTAAACCCGCATTTATTGTCATCCAGAAATCTTTTAATCCACCCTTGAGTAGTTTGGATCACAGGAACACCTGCAGCCAGGGCTTCATAAAGTTTATTAGGAGAGGATGTATCTAAAAGTGGTGCACTAGCAAGAGGAATTAAAGATACAAATGAACATTGAAGCAGAGCCACCAGCTCTGTTTTAGGCATCAAATCTAAAACAATGAAGTTATGGATACCTTCGATTTTTGCCCTATTCTTTAACATTTCTTTTTGTTGCCCATCACCTACCAATACAACCTTAATATGATCTTGCCCTCTGATCATTAATTCTTTGGCCGCTAAATACAGTAGTTCTGAATTATTAGTTTTACCAATATTGCCTGTATAAATGGCCACCTTATGCGTGTTAAAAAAACCAGGCATTTTTGGGGAGAATGCAGGCGTGGCAAAAAGATCAATATTGGCCGAATTTGTAACGGAAATAACTTTCCCAATATTAAAACGCTTTTGAATATTCTCTTGCATGCCGGGGGACAAGGCTACAATCAAGTCAGCAGCCTTATAGCAAGCTCTCTCTAATTTATATGCCAGATTTCGACTGAACTTATTTTTTAATCCTCCAAGTTCAATAATGGCATCTGGCCATATGTCCCTCACTTCAAAAATCAGTTTTCTTCGTCTTATGTACTTGGCTACCAGCCCTGGAATTCCAACCGTTAACGGCCCTGATGAAGCAATAACAACATCTGCCGGAAGAGATAAAGCAAAAAAAGATGCTACAGAACAGTATTTTAAAAAGGATAATACCCTAGTAAAAAATGTCTTTTTATTATCAATTTTCACATTGATTACTTTCACGCGTACGCCTTCAATAATTTGATCTTCTATAAAACTTGAGGCTTTTAGGTCAGATTTGGCAAAAATACTGGTAACAACTGTAACATCATACCCCTGTTCCACCCAATATTTGGTAAATTCATAAACGCGCGTACTCCAAGATCCTTTAGGAGTAGAAAAGTACTGATAGAAATAAACAATTTTGAGCATAAATCTAAAATTTGATTAACAACAGGAGTTATTTACTTTCCACTACTTGATTCTCAATTGAAGAAACGCTGCTGCTTTTGTTAAATAATTGAATAATTACATCTACAATTCGTTCAGCAGTTTTACCATCCCAAAGCTCAGGAATATGTCCCTTTTTCCAGTTTCCTTCAAATAGTATATCCATTGCAGGCTTAATCGCCTTAGGATCATCTCCTAATAATAGATTTGTTCCAATTGTACATGTCTCAGGTCGTTCGGTGGTATTTCTCAATGTCATACAAGGAACTCCCATAATTGTTGTTTCTTCTGTTATACCCCCAGAATCGGTAATAACAACTTTGGCATGATTAACCAAATAATTGAACTCTAAATATCCAAGTGGTTCAATTGGATATAAATTGGGCACCTTAATATCCAGATTGGCAAGCATCTTTCTGGTACGGGGATGCACAGGAAAGATTATTGGTAGACCACGGACCGATGCTATTATCTCATTCATCAATTGTTTAAAAATCGAAGGATCATCAACATTTGAAGGTCGATGAAGGGTCATGACCAAATAATTACGTTCTCTAAGGTCTGCAATTTCCCATATATGGGGTTTTCGAAAATTTGGCAATTGACTCAATAAGGTGTCAATCATTGTATTGCCAACAAAAAAGATGCGATCATTATTTATACCTAAATGTCGCAGGTTATGATTAGCAACTTCAGAAGTTGTAAAGAAATAATCAGTGATGGAGTCAGTCACAATTCGATTAATCTCCTCAGGCATTGTTATGTCTCCTGAGCGGATGCCGGCTTCGACATGAGCCACTTTTATGTTTAGTTTTTTTGCTGCGATGGCGCATGCCATGGTAGAGTTTACATCTCCCACAACTATACAAAGGTCGGAAGGCTCGTGTAAAAGTACCTCTTCATACCTTAACATAATTTTACCCGTTTGCTCAGCTTGAGTACCTGAGCCAACTTCTAAATTGATATGAGGAGTTGGGATATTTAGTTGTTCGAAGAAATCTGCGCTCATTTTTTTATCGTAGTGTTGCCCTGTATGTATTAAACGATATTGAAGGTCAACCTCCCATTGAGCATGAGCGCTTTCAATGGCTTTAATAATTGGTGCTATCTTCATAAAATTCGGACGAGCACCTGCAATGATGTCAATTAACATAGAGAGAGTAAAATTTAAATGTTATAAATCTGATCGTATCACTTCTTAAATGGAATTAGATTCACTAAATACTTATCCATTTATCATATGCATCTATTATTTTCCTTTCTTCATTTAACCAATTATAGTTCATCGATACGGCTCGGCACCCCCGTTCTCCCATCTCCTTAGCAAGTTGATCGTTTTTCATTAAATAATTGATCGCTTCAGCTATCTGTACCGGGTTTGTTGGATCTACACAAATACCACACTGATGTCCTTCCACTATACTTTTCCATAACGGAAAATCTGAGGCAACTACCGCAATCCCAGCTAGCATGTATTCAAATAACTTAACCGGTAAAGAGTCTTTATAATTCTCCGTTGGCTGCAAGGTAACAAGACCAATTTTCGATTCTCCTAATACCCTAATTACACTTTTCCTATCTAAAAAATTCAGTTCATTTACTTTTGACCATCCCTCATAAGTCGTTACTTCCTCACGCAAAGAAGCTGATTCAAATACTCCTCCCAAATTAAGCCTGTATCCGTTTGCATACTTCATAGCTTGAACCATTTGCTTAATTCCTCGTACTTCAGAGATCCCGCCAATGTAGCACAACACTTCTTTTTTTGTTGCCCAATCAGCTTTTCTAACACCTTCGGAC
Above is a window of Solitalea lacus DNA encoding:
- a CDS encoding glycosyltransferase, coding for MRIFYKECQSLYNAGYDVNLIVADGKGDEVKNGVKIYDVGGYKNRVQRVLSIGEKIYRKALGINAELFHIHDPELLVVGWLLVNKGKKVIYDVHEDLPRQILAKAYIPTIVKKSLSIIAEKYENFISRRMTGIITVTPLINDRYLRLNKEVVEVRNYPMMSEGVRKADWATKKEVLCYIGGISEVRGIKQMVQAMKYANGYRLNLGGVFESASLREEVTTYEGWSKVNELNFLDRKSVIRVLGESKIGLVTLQPTENYKDSLPVKLFEYMLAGIAVVASDFPLWKSIVEGHQCGICVDPTNPVQIAEAINYLMKNDQLAKEMGERGCRAVSMNYNWLNEERKIIDAYDKWISI
- a CDS encoding right-handed parallel beta-helix repeat-containing protein, encoding MRKIFFKLNQNNQKTTVLSLLIAFSFTSLISCKQDEAITPKDDVAIVTPGDTIISGIPPATPVPTPPPSTTEPTTPPSSGSYNYLVSTYDQLKSALSKATSGQVVYVADNAEINMTDKGTLTVPAGVTLKSGRGKTSSTLGGLIYTTNIAHGIMLKAGGTGVKFIGLRVRGASTGTSGSSTYCRGIYSNYSNLEVDNCEIYGWNHAGIYLADGAYNSYIHHSYFHHNQQNGLGYGVSMSKATAKIMYNYFDYNRHAVAGSGIAGSGYEAAYNVVLSHATAHSFDMHGYGGDGSQYVAGDYVKIHDNIFFMTAYRAITVRGTPTQGVYISNNKFAHKSEASALNIFSSSSKVFIGTGNTYNTSIATVNPGPSSM
- a CDS encoding glycosyltransferase family 4 protein, with translation MLKIVYFYQYFSTPKGSWSTRVYEFTKYWVEQGYDVTVVTSIFAKSDLKASSFIEDQIIEGVRVKVINVKIDNKKTFFTRVLSFLKYCSVASFFALSLPADVVIASSGPLTVGIPGLVAKYIRRRKLIFEVRDIWPDAIIELGGLKNKFSRNLAYKLERACYKAADLIVALSPGMQENIQKRFNIGKVISVTNSANIDLFATPAFSPKMPGFFNTHKVAIYTGNIGKTNNSELLYLAAKELMIRGQDHIKVVLVGDGQQKEMLKNRAKIEGIHNFIVLDLMPKTELVALLQCSFVSLIPLASAPLLDTSSPNKLYEALAAGVPVIQTTQGWIKRFLDDNKCGFTISASDHYGLATLLNELSLNHEIIKLYGENAKRIAIQQFDKNILAERMLDGILSVCEKGKLSTVYKF
- the wecB gene encoding non-hydrolyzing UDP-N-acetylglucosamine 2-epimerase is translated as MLIDIIAGARPNFMKIAPIIKAIESAHAQWEVDLQYRLIHTGQHYDKKMSADFFEQLNIPTPHINLEVGSGTQAEQTGKIMLRYEEVLLHEPSDLCIVVGDVNSTMACAIAAKKLNIKVAHVEAGIRSGDITMPEEINRIVTDSITDYFFTTSEVANHNLRHLGINNDRIFFVGNTMIDTLLSQLPNFRKPHIWEIADLRERNYLVMTLHRPSNVDDPSIFKQLMNEIIASVRGLPIIFPVHPRTRKMLANLDIKVPNLYPIEPLGYLEFNYLVNHAKVVITDSGGITEETTIMGVPCMTLRNTTERPETCTIGTNLLLGDDPKAIKPAMDILFEGNWKKGHIPELWDGKTAERIVDVIIQLFNKSSSVSSIENQVVESK